From Cucumis melo cultivar AY chromosome 3, USDA_Cmelo_AY_1.0, whole genome shotgun sequence:
tacagcgaccatGAACAAGCATGTGCCAACCTACCACACTATTGGTGGAATGTATGGAAGATTGGCACTTTCGCTACGATCACTACATGAGTCGTGCATTTCAGGTGAGCCTTAGATATTATTATGGTTATTTCATTTAACTTTTTatatgtacaaaaaataaaaataaaaaattaatgtaGGAGCAATCACAGACGAACAAAGTTGCTAGACAAAAgcaaccttacaatcatagcagctGGTCCAaatcgtttctacaacgacaacaTGAGCTCGTTAAGCAACGAGGTCAGCCAGTTGACAATGTAAAGTTATTCAATCAAACACACGTTCAAGATGACACGTTCCTTTTGCAGGCCACTGAGGATGCGTATGTAAGTTCAAGCAATACTTCTGTCTTATTATGTCCTTTTATTTGTGTCTTACTAACTTAATTATGAAATTTGTTGCaaaatcaaatgctggaactctaGTCCCAGCATATCCAGAGGGTTCTCAGCCACTCTCTAGGAACGAGATATGTGAGACATTTTGAATAGACAatcaggctactcaaaaggtcttggttggggaccTAAGTCCAAGTCCTGCAAGACGGCCAGTTCTAGCAGTTCTTCGACCATGTTTTCGCAAGCCAGGGAATACGAATTGCAACAGGTTATGATTAAGCAGCAACGAGTTGAACTTGATGAAGCTAAACGAGCAATtgaagaatagagaaagacatCAGAGATGCTGACTTCACAATTGGAACAAATGCAAAACCTTATAGAAGAAGTGAGTCAGGTACAGAGGCGACCATGATCCCTTGCGGTATGTATATATCTTTccattattaatttttttaaattgcattgTTCTTTGATATGCATATTTAATAAActtacttttgtatcattgtaggtcTGGAGTTAGTACAGAATGGCGTACGCGGCTTGTTAGGAGACTTATGAaggttttctatttttatatatttttttgaacaTTTACTATATTATGTACTTTTTGGAACATTCGTAAACATATGAAATTGCTTTTGAATTTGgcattttatataattatttattaatttaatgattattttctataatttgattcaatttaaatcgaattagaattgaaaaagaataatactattgaataaaaaaattcaaaaaaaaatcaaaaaaatatagatttttaaaagatttttcgACACAGCTTAGACGTTAAGAATTGGGAACCGTTCCCGACGCACTTTAAATGGCATCAGGAACACAGTTTTCGACATTGCATCAGGATAACATCGGGGACCGTCGTTTTTCAATGTCTTGACAACGTCGAAAATAGTGACATCGGGAGACATCCACTCCTGACGTCGTGTTGGTAAAGCGTCGGAAAAATGTCTACCGACACGCTTTTCGACATCAGTTTCTACGTCGAGAAATCAATTCTTGACGTATTTCAAGCCGACCTAACGTTTTTATGTGTCGAAAATACCTCGACTTGTTGTAGTGGGTATTGAGATTTAgccaactaattacatgcaatttgaatgtaattaagttatttaaacctattttttgaaattttggtaattttgattttataaaaattatactAAATTGTTTTTTCTCGCTCCTAAATATCAAACCTAAATCTCACCTCAATTTCCTTCATTTAATGAGACCCATAACTCAGTTTCAAGTTCGAAGAATAGCGGATCTACTCTAATGGTGGTCCCGACTTCAAGTTCGTGAGGAGATTATGAGGATTGGGAGGCTTCGAAGGTAAGTTTTTCTTTAACCcttgttttgttttaattagggTAGTTAAAGCATGTTAATATCTAAATTGTTTAAATGCATCTAGAGTAAAATTCTATCTTTATTTTACTACACATGTCTCTTAATCCTTcgtgtttaatttttcaggcaaagaTAAAGGCAAACTGACAAGTGACAAGAGGGACCCAGACCGTGCCATTGAAACTAGATATATGACTGATGTGAAGGGATAAAAGCCCTAGCAGTGGAAGAACTAACAAAGACTATAACTCAAATTAATTTAGGAACCTAAAAATAGCAGTACTTTGGCAAAAACTAATGTAATTATGGTTAAGCATGCTACAAAATACATACAGAGAATTACATAGAAGGTAGAATACGACATACCCACGTTGACGACTTTGGATCTGTCAATCACCAATTTTGGACACCACCACTTGAAGTTCTTCCTATACTCTGAACTAGAGATTGGTTTGTGGGAACAAATTGGAAGGgaatttttagagaaaaaatttgtttttgagagAAATGCAATATCAAAGTCCTCATAGAACTATTCTGTCAGAATTTTTACGTATCGAtatctccctcttcttcagacgaAAGAAGTGAGAAAACcactcacgttccctattaatttaatattaaattaatattaagattaaaaaattaattaattaattaaatcatatttaattaatatttcatttaaatcatatttaaatgaatatttctcacataacctatagttttaatttaactaatttaattaaatcaaattaaactaaattattaattaattctctaattaattaattgctaaattaaatatcttatatttaacttaatctaaatttgaatcatattcaaatataaatttctctcataccCTAtctatcatatacacattaaattttaacctatagtttaatatgaatctaattcacaataaattaatatttgaactcattcaaatattttattatcttacaaattaattttgaatcatattcaaaattaaatttatataatagtttaattaaaatataaaatttatattacaatatatcaccatacattatattaattttcaaaataaaattgaacATTCCAAACAACCATTACAATTAAATCttattaccctttacgagctaggaagtggacctaatggacctacagatcagaagctacaacggtATGAGATTAATTTGCTAAATTCGTTAACCACATTAAccaatatttgttaactgtttatatactccactaaagactcacagttgaactcttttcattgtagatatatttctatgtctATGAATATAGACTAAAATATAGATCAATACAAGTAatttagtccttcacaagtgttcttaacaccagttgggtcaaattaccattttacccctaggttacttctagtccttaaatatcaatgctcctctaataaacaacctatttatggttcaaccactaaacagaaactcCGCTCGTGCCACAGAGAGGGTAGGGCTCTTTATTCAAGTCctagagacaccatttaaaggaacacttatctacttaccctaaagtcgagaacaagtgaatttcatcttgtgtgattatgttcccaactccccactcttatccccaaaatgataagcatattgactcagtaatttggccactctcacccgtacaaatcaaaggataatcCCTCGCGAACAGGAATttataatacactcaggattaagactaagttaacTAAGTTAtcctaataaaataaaaactcaactagttaacggagttacatctagtggttactatttcgtggtccaatcttatgcaaactcattacataggataccctcgctcacatgtcacctacacaagtgcgttggatcattgtgtttgtatcaaatacaaagtgagtcataTTCATAatgttaccaagataaggtatCCAGTCTTATCTCCATGCTATAGATCCTTTAAGCTGTATCTCGAACAATGATCCCTGTAGTCTCTATATACTGCTTATAACTCAACCAACAACttaagatgttagtttattggatttagattattaagacaaaattaataatataatcaataacacttattgaaattataataataacattttattaataacgatcaatgaattatatttactatctatgagttttaggacataaaacccaacaactttcgccatttattcttatttctATGATCTTAACCTTTGGGTTATATTGTAATGAAGTTTATTTAACCGTTCATTTTCTTTAATGAACTTATTAGGGGACCTGCTTaagttgtttttaattttttaatttaactatTTTAACATTTATTTTTCACCTGAGGTTGTCttcaatattatttattaataaaatgatCTAAACTTTGTCTGGCTTTGGTttaaaaatactatttttatTTAAGTAATTACCTTAACTTTAACTGTAAAGCTAGTTCATTACAAAGTTAGCTAGGAATAGTTGTTGAAAAACGTTCATTGAAAATTGGTCGAGGATTGCTGAAAACCACTCAATGAAGGTCGGCTTATAGTGACTGTCGAAAAAACAATCATTAGAACTTGGCCTTTAGCAGTCGTCGAGAAATAGCAATGAAGACAAAAATGATCACTAGAAATTGGCTAGTGacaatactaaaaaaaattcataaaaaattGGTCCACGACAATTGCTGAAAAACGTGTGGAGAGGTTATAGGTGGCAGTTGCTAGAAAATAGTCACTAGAAGTTGGATGACGATTACCGCTAAAGAAATGGTCAATGGCGATGTCTAAAAATGGTAATAGAAGGCAGGCATCAATGGTCGAAGTTTGTCGATAGAGGTCACAAAAAAGTAGTTGTCGAAAATTGATCGCCGATAGTTGCCAAAACATGGTCACCGATTGTTGGCTGACAACATTTGTCAAGAAAATGCCAAAAGTTGGTCGTCGACAGTCGCTGAGAAATATTTGAAAGATATGTGATCTAAGTTTAGCCAACAACGTCATTGAGATTGGCCAGGGATCGTCGCCAGAAAAAATGGTCACCAAAAGTTGGTCGACCAATGAAGAGCACCAAAAAATGGCAGTTGAAAGTTAGAGAGCAACGCTTGTGGAAAAGAAATCGTCGAAGGTTGGTCAATAATGGTTTCTAGGAAAATGGTTGACGAAAGTTGGTCGGTGGAGTTTGTTGaagaattttaataaatatctaattttattaatttacttttaatatttttttataatattggGCCAAATCATAAATTTGGTTAATATGAGAAAAACTTAGATGTGATTTTTAATTCAATCCGTTGGTCAGTGATTCTTCAAAAAATCAAGTTaatttgtgttttttctttctatttttcaaaaatcaatttgGTTTGTTTGCCAACGAGAGAAAGTGATTTAGACAATCACAAAAGTGATTTTAGCCATACCAAAATCACTACCAACGTAACTTACATATAAAGTCAAAATTGATGTAGTGATGACCcaataattattaagaattaaaCATGTTTTGAGCAAAAAAAATGATTGATTTTGAGTGACTTAATTTTAGGAAATAAGACATTTCAAACCTTTTTTCAGTTCAATAAATAAAAGGTGAGTGATAATTTCAAAGTAGCTATATATTCATGTCAGTTCGATAAAATGACAATCAACATTCGAAATAATAATTGATGGCGTATTCACTAAGCTATATATTTTCAAAGTaactaatatttaaaaattaaaatgacaAAAGAAACGCGTAACAACTAATTCCTCTGATCACATTCTCAAAACAATGAGAAAAACCAAATTTGCATCCattcccaaattaattaaagagaTACATATGCATTAATTAAGGTGAGTTTGGACAATGGCACATACTAATATAGGTTTTAAAAGAACAAATTTAGCATATAATTATTATTGACAAGAACACATAACACACACCCGATCTTGTGGTTTAATTTTGGGAATTGTTCAAGAGTAAAACTTGTAATCTTTGGCTTGCAATATGATTGTTCTCAACCCACCAATGGGTGCCAAGACCATCAAAAGAACCCCTAGGACTATTGCTACCTGAAAAATAACATAGCATTCAACTTAATTAGTTAAGAATACTACTCTTTGAGAGTAATTAATTTCGTTGAAAGTAGaagtaaattaattaaagacATACCCAATTACTCCACCAAGATAAGGTAAACTTCTTTGGTTTGTAAATGGCCAGCCACATCACGCAAGGCAGCTGGAAATGTGAATAATAGAAGAAAATTAAAGCAAATGAAGTATTCTAtgctagtttttttttataaaaaaccGATATTATACATTCGTTTTTAGTTTTTTCGGCCGACGTAAAAAACGTAATTTGTTGTAGTGTTAaaagtatataattaattaaagaaatgcaaataaatataaattagtcGTAGCTTACAAAGTATGTTGTTGGAGCAAAGACGAAACCACCAAAGAACCCTAACAATCCACCGAAGAAGGGGAAGGTAATGCCAATAAACATTGtcaatcctaaaaaaaaaaaagactcaaTTAATATCTATGATTTTACACTTTTAAATGTAATGTTCATATCATCAAACATACTCTAATGTTTCTTTACTTACCGACGTATATATTGCGGGACACGAAGCGAAGTAGAAAAGAAGGCTTGAAATGCAATTTCTTGACAAGTACTGTCTCAATCATGTCAAATACAGGCATTGCATAGATCTACACGTAACAAATACCATATTAATTACTTCAAAATCAAGtacaaaactaaaaaacaaaaaagaaagcaatttgattaaaaaatttacaaaGTTTGTATGAGATAGAAACTACTAAAAAATCCTTAAATTTGTATCTAAAACTACTAGATAAAAATTCAAGGTACTTCTTTTCTTTAGTTTCACACTTATACAAACTAACTATATGACATAGTTGAATAGTTCTAGAAGTACGATACCTGGTAACTGCCAATGACGTGAATGACGACGAACATGTTAGCCATTGCAATGAGCCATGCAGGCTTCTCGAGGGAGAGAAGAATATTGTCTTTGACGGAGTTACCAAACATCCAATAGCCGATGATGGCAACGGGAAAGTAGCAAAGGGCAACAACGATGTAGGCAACAATGACACCTCTCCACATGGGGCCTTTAGAGGGCTTTTCCGGAGTAGAAGGGATTGTGGCTTGAATTTCAAGCACCACATTATGGCCTGCATATGCGAAAGCTACGTCCCCTAAGGCtgtgaagaaattgaaaacGGTGCCCGATGTGGAATGAGCTTTGTAACCATATTGTACGTCTTCTTGTATTCCCTTGTGCACCGATGCTGCCCATGCTATTGTTGAGTAACTGCCCACATCCGCCACCATAAATTGTATTTTAGAGAAACTTTGTATATATGTATCTACTGACTATCGAAGGCAGCAAAGATATTTTATCGGACCTCTATAATTTAATGGACGGTTTGTCTCAAAGAGTTGAAACCATAAATAGTTTTCGGTCCTTTGTTTGGCTCCAACAATTCGTGGATCAGTCCACGATTATAATACACAtcagtttcatattttattaacTCCTAGTAGTAGGAGTTCTAAATTTCACAACTCTACTTAATGAGACGTTTGGAATAAGGAGAGAAGTGGTAAATTCTATAAAGTTATGAAGTCTAAAGAGCTATACTTGACTCATGGACTTATAGTATAAGAAGttaatattgtatttataaGCGGCTAAGATGCATCTAAAATTTTTTCAAACGTAAAATTATTTAGCGACATGTGGACTATCAACTTCTTTGAACCAAACAAAGAGTAGAATGCACATATTCCCTTGACTCTAATTCTTCTTCGagtatttaaaattaattattttttttcttaactaCTTCTAACTATATAATTTGAAAGTGTGTATAGATTATAGTATATAGAATGGAAAGAAGTAGGTATATGGTACCTCAAGGACATGACAGCAGCGGCAAGAGAGACACCAGAAATGGAGTTGAAATTGGGAAGATGTGATAGCACAAAATGAACAGAAGCAAAGATCATAATGAAATATGTCTGTTTGATCTTAGTGCAAGAAGGGCAAACAGTGTCATAAAATTTCTTCAATGATTGACCACCCGTAACCATATACACAATATTAACCCCAACCTCAACCACAAGTTGTTGGGGCACCACAATATAAAGCCCAAGCTTCTCACCAAAAGCATGTTGGCCCAATTCATGATACCTATCGAACCGCTTCCCTGGAACCATCTCGTGCATCTCAACCATTTGCCAAAGCGTGTACAGAGTCACGACCCATGAGATCACTAGCACAGTCACGCCAGGACCCCACCCTAATGAAGCCATGGCCGAGGGGAGACTTAGGACACCAGCGCCCACCATGGCTGTCACGTTGTGAAAAGCCGAGTACCACCATTTTGCGTTCCTTGAGGATGTGATTGGTAGCCAATCGTCTATTTccttttgtttcctttttttctcttcatccATCTGCTCCTCATTAAATTATATCAATTCATTCCTTCAATTTTCTCCACTTAAATACTAAACTACTTTTCTTAGCATGTCAATTTTATTCCCTACTTTCAAATTTCGTTTGACTTGTCAAACCTTTGATTTGAGCTATAACTCGCAAATCAATTAATTTGGTTATTACATTAAAATTACTTTTGAAAATCATCCCTCCAATATTGATTGATTTTACAACATAGATAATTTAAAGTGGGCTGATTTCCAAAGGAATTTatgatttaaagtttaaattgttttatttataaGTTTTAAACTAGGTTTCATGTAGAGGAGGATATAAGTTTATAgaattattagttttattaaggtttaattaaattgatacaCCTCCTCCCCCATATTAAATTGTCCCTAATttctaataaaattaattatagattaatgtaaattttcaattattttattgtttttatttaattaagaaaataagaCCACGTGAGAACAAGGATGGATAATATGGTTGACTTTAATTAGAGTGACCGTATGATTGGTCTATGAACTCAACTTTTATAAGCTGGCTTcacaaattattattgttattattattttaaagttTAGTTTAACAAGCTATAGAGTTTGAGTGATTCAAActtcttatattttaattaatatggaatCTGAATTGGTTGAATTATATTTAGATTGAATATACGCTTTTAGCCTTCAATAATTGTTTAGTAAATTTTTCAAGATCAAGCACAGAAGTTTTTAATTTGTGAATGAATGGACTACACATATTAACAAAACGTTCCGTTTTGGGTCGttaaacttttgtaaataattGCTCACAAAAGTGCCTTTTAGTAAAAACCAAACACAGCaagataataaaattacaaaaatcgATCTAAAAACTAGTAAATAACCGATTTTAAAAAGACAAAAATAATGCTAAAGAttcttttataataataatcatataatcGTCCTAAAATCAACCAAACTATAGGTCGAACTAAGacctttaaatattttagtttctaaaatatTACAAGTACAATTATTATGTAATGttagtttttaaatatagtaaaataaactaaaatatttatgttataaatataataaaatatcattgTGTCGAAAGTAATGAACTACAATTCTTTGTCATTGATAGTAATATACGAGGTTTAcgataatattttgttatattgaaaaatatttgagcattattatatatttaaaacaatatttttgtattttatattaaagttaaataaaagaaaaagaggtggcataatatataaaaatataaatggtATTAAATATGTACAAAAAAAGTCTAGAAGGTCGATTTCAACGATGTAGTACTTCAACAacttatttatttgtttttggcATCAAGtgtttgtttttaaattatGATAAAATATTAAGCAACAGACAAGGAGGGTTGATGACACGTGGCCCTATTACTGCCAAATAATTTAatctatttcatttttctacctttttttttttttttttaatacttaaATTACAGACTTTTATGTTTTTCCTCCGAATTGATGTTAAAATGTGTTTAAGATTTTCTTAGATAGATCTACCGAcctaaaaaaaaatgctaaataGGTTTAACAATGGTTTATTAGTgcttaaatattattataattaaacaaatattttgataatttgttacctaaacaatataaaaactatttttctattttaattaacATGATACCCTTTAAGTACAACTAAAACAAAAGTGAGATAAGTTTATGTTGATATATGTCGTcatataattaagaaaaaaaatggtgtctttcctttttttttctaataaaaaataagaaaacgACTAGTTTGATTATATTTCATCATTCTGGGTTAGAAATTCTAACTCTCATATTTTAGgttgaattatttatttatatcgAAATGTTTACAAAAATTAATCACATCTACCTCTACgacactttttctttttctttttctttttcaatatatataagaTTTTGTCAAATATGAGAACAGTAGATATAATGTTTATAGTATCAATTTAAAGCTTACAAATTTGATTCCTTCGTCTTACgcattaatataatatttttataaaaaaaatttagattataAGTTATATTGGTATTAATATTATTGAAACTAAGTGTGACGTATAtacataattttaaatatttgcaaattttaaaataataggaAAAAAGAACAATTATCAAACAGATTCACAGTTTCTTTTTTGCAAAAAAGAGAATAGAAACTGCAAATGAAAAATggttttaatataaattttaaatttattttaaagaaaattccaaaaaggaaaaaaaaaaagtctcttAGGCTCACATTATCCAACACTtcaaacttttcaaaattttcataataATTTTCACAATTTACTATAATgcttttttctttattctaaTTCACAAATGTTAATTAAGTTCAtaccttaagtcaatcttatccttttcttttccttcttaattacaaaaagaaaaaaaagtcaatCTCTTCACTTCTAAAAAGCAAACGATTTTGCATAATAATCTCAAATAAAAGTCTTAACCCATCTCCATAATTTATTCGAAATTTAAGTTTACAAAATACTATTCTCTCTGCTAATATTCTTAAAAGACCGATCaaagattttgaattttttaaaaaaattttacttttacatgtagaatttggttaaatttcaaaaacatgAACCCTAAAACCAAGTTGTTAACAGTAAGCTTAATTTTCTCAAACTCAACACTATAACATAGCTCATGGGTTTGAAACACAAGGAACCAAGAatattagaagaagaagaagaagagggagagggagaatatatatatgtatatatgaagGTGTAATGATCTGAGTGAAAGGAGAAACATAACATACCAAAGAGTTAGGATCTTTATAAGGCTTAGAATCAGCTTCAAATTGAGGTGCTTGAGTTCCCATATGATCACTTCCTTGACTTCTCAAACTAAAATTCAGATGCACTACCCAAtgaatgaataataataattattattattattatgggtTATGTATATAAAGGAAAAATGTTCTTGTGCAGATTTATGATTCTCTGCTATATTTCTATCTAAATaccaatatatataaaaacaagtagccaatttatttttttttttcgtttgactttgtttttcttttttcttttttctttctattttttcttttccccaaagaccttaattatttaaaaatagattAATCGTGGAGTATATAATTGATTTCAATTTAATGAAAGACGTATTTAAATATTGTTCAATTTGCCGGCGAAACTTTCTGTTAATTTCTGTCTTGAAATTGTCTACCAATTTCTAATCCAAACAAACTCAAACTTCCGGTGTGTTTCGTTTGATAACGATTTGCGATTtgtcctttttatttttctatttcttaagtctacattttcatttttcttaactatgtttcaatattttaaaattttgagttgatatttttaatgcattttttgttttctaatatctcatttttatttgattCCCACCTTTTAagacattatatatatttagtcCTAAGTTTCAAATTTccttaaaatttgaattttgttttaatttaatttctaaattttaaatttttatcattAAGCGTTAATCTTAAAATATAGAGTGAAATGGTAATGTTTTGGAATTTAGAAactaattaaattgaaattaaattcaaattttaaaaactaaacatAAATACCATTCAAATTGTAGGAACtaaaaagatatttttctttaaaaataagaataaatgatGGATAAGAAAATATAGAAAGTTAGGAATGAAAATAGTGTGGGTAACTCTCAAACACATAATTGTTGAGATAATTATGACACAAAACCATAGAAAAAATTCTAgaatggaaagaaagaaagaaataaataaagacCCAAATTGTATGTTATATATTTTGTTCAAATATGGGATTATACAATCTGATTCTGATGGTATATTATTAATTAGCTAAAAATGAAAACTAATTTATTTACTTAAACAActtctttgtttgtttgtttgtttcttgaaaTTGAGTGTTTGTGAGTTGGTatctgtaacgacccgactctttatgctgaatcgaagtggttactaaatctaggatcagtgtttaagtcataaaatctggtgtaaataaatgcaaagaaatctagcaaatttatttatgaaagatagttaaagtaacatgtagaaatacgagttaagtttaaaatccctaagcgggccctatctacataaagaTGGTAAATAATGAAAGTACTCGAACTCAagtgcgaaaatctgaaataaagataagcggaagcggtagtccctatggcccttcacggtctcacttcgagtcgctcgccagtttgcccttgcccttacctcgtcctctacctgaaaacataaaatgaagagaatgagtataaaaatactcagtaagggacccactactagtcccactaggtgcctgttaacattcctatcgagtcctgaaactagtacccaatctctggcacgctcccgaacacgtgcaacgtgcgccccgtagggacataactctggtcttcggtgtccaggggacacttaggaccgtcgggatgcgaggaccccgtcgagtcgctcgagtcatatctatagtcatgctggactggcgccccgtcgagcctaacagtcctaaataggtggtgatcccgaaggacacccatgcaggtacgactcagataggagaagttaacagataccccAATCCCAACATACATATGCATACGTCATCAAATTATCATCAGAAAATAACCACCATCTCATCCCCCACTACAGCTATCATCAAACAGTCACTAGTAGTCCTCATTATACAGTCACCTacgtcataagtccatcagtcttatcatacagtcacatacatcataagtccatcagtcttatcatacagtcacatacatcataagtccatcagtcctatcatacagtcac
This genomic window contains:
- the LOC103485504 gene encoding lysine histidine transporter 1 translates to MGTQAPQFEADSKPYKDPNSLMDEEKKRKQKEIDDWLPITSSRNAKWWYSAFHNVTAMVGAGVLSLPSAMASLGWGPGVTVLVISWVVTLYTLWQMVEMHEMVPGKRFDRYHELGQHAFGEKLGLYIVVPQQLVVEVGVNIVYMVTGGQSLKKFYDTVCPSCTKIKQTYFIMIFASVHFVLSHLPNFNSISGVSLAAAVMSLSYSTIAWAASVHKGIQEDVQYGYKAHSTSGTVFNFFTALGDVAFAYAGHNVVLEIQATIPSTPEKPSKGPMWRGVIVAYIVVALCYFPVAIIGYWMFGNSVKDNILLSLEKPAWLIAMANMFVVIHVIGSYQIYAMPVFDMIETVLVKKLHFKPSFLLRFVSRNIYVGLTMFIGITFPFFGGLLGFFGGFVFAPTTYFLPCVMWLAIYKPKKFTLSWWSNWVAIVLGVLLMVLAPIGGLRTIILQAKDYKFYS